Sequence from the Gracilinanus agilis isolate LMUSP501 chromosome 6, AgileGrace, whole genome shotgun sequence genome:
GGACCACAGGGGCTGATTTGAGTTCTCTCCCAGCCAGGCTAAGCCCCTACTCAGCTGGGAGCTTTTGCCCAGCTCCAACCTGCCctattctgttttctaattctttcccctGGCCTAGGCAAGCCGGTTTCTGAGCTCCCACGGGTAGAGTTGAGCAGACCCCCAGAGGATGCAGTCCCTTCTGCGTCGGTAAGAAGGGAACCCTAAGGCTAGCTGGGTTTGGGGGAATCAGGATCGCAAGGAGGGAAAGCTCAGAGCCGCCATTTGTCAGTTTACCAGGCATTTCTTAAGGGGCTCCCAGGGCAGTGGTATAGACTCCTTTCTGGAGGTTAGGAGCACTAAGGAGTGGGGGCCAGGAATCCTTTGCTTCTTCAGACCCCCCCTCCCACTCCCTTCTCCCCATCTGGGTTCTGAAGGAAGCAGTGGCAAGGAGGGAAGCTGCTGTCCCCAGGGGTTCCAAGGAGATAGAAAGAGTGTGAAGTGTGAGTCAGGGAAGGGGGGCAGAAGCTCCACTGTGAGGCAGTGCTGAGACCAAGATGCAGGAGGGGGTTAGCTGGGCTTTAGGAGAATCCCTTTGGCAGCAAGCTgtagggagggacagagagatcaTTCTGCAGGCCAGAGATGAGTGGATAGTTGACAGGACTGGGcagggtgagggagagggaagaggtctAGATGAGCAGGAGGGAAGCCAACCTAACCCCAGGGGGAGCTCGAGAGATTGAGGCCACACAGAcagaattgggggtggggtgccTGGGTGTTGAGAGTGGGGATAGAGAGCCTCAGAGAATGACTGCTTCGTGCCAGCAAGGGATTCTGAGAGGGATCAGTCAGATTGGAGGCCTGGGGCAAGGGCTGCCCCTTGGGCAGGGGAAGGTAGCTTTGTGAATTGGGTTCACTAGCTTCCAGGCAGGGGAgttgaggaggggagaggggtggTCTTCAACCTACCCTGGGGGCTCTGAGGCTGGGGAAGTGGCTGGTGGGAGTTCTAGACTCAGGAATGCTTCTCTTCTGCCTGTTGCAGAGGCCAGGCTGTCCGAAGGGTAGTGGCCGTGGCAGCTATAGACCACCCCGCCATTCGGCCGCACGGGCTCTGCTACTGATTCTTTACAAGGAGCAGCTGGTAAGCCCAGGATCCAGGCACCTCCAGCCCAGACAGAATCCACTGAGACTAGGCAGGTCCACTGAGGGGCCAGTCACCCCCAAAAGAGCGTTGGGGTCCATTGGCCTTCATCCATCtttaggaagaagaagaagatgttGTCCCCTGTGGGAGGGGCTGGGACAGGACTGGCTAGGGGGGACATTGACCCTCTCTGCTGCTTGTCTCAGGATCCCAGAAGCCAAGGGTCCCTGACCAAGGATGAGCTCCTGAAGAGGTGTGAGCAGGAAGCCCCCAGGGTAAGAGCCACCAAGGACCTAGGGCTATCCTCTTCCCAGCCTTGCCTCAGAGCCATTCTGGCTTTGGACCTTAAGCAGCTCAGTGGCTGACTGGCATCTCGACTATGGAGCAGAATCTGAATGAGAGAGCATCCaggctcctcattttacaaggagggaaactgagccccagagaggagAAAccacttgcctaaagtcacacagaggTGGGATTTTAAGCCAGGGCCTTTGACTCTAGGCAGGGTTGGGGCCTTCCCCTGGTGCCAGCTTGTCTCCCTCTGTTTACCTGGGAAAGGGACAGCGGGTTAATACCTGTCTGTGCCTCTTCACCTACTCAGGTGGCCCTCGGCTCCAGCGGTCAGCCCTGGCCAGCCCTGCGCTCCCTCCTGCACAGAAACCTCATCTTGAAAACCCAGCGGCCAGCCAGGTGAGGCCCAGGGCTGTCTGGAGCTAGACCTCTTGGAGGGATTGCTGGGCACAACTGGGGGCTCACTTCCTCCCTGGCTTTCCTGCCTTCCCCAGGTACTCACTAACCCCTGGGGGATTAGAGTTGTGTCGGGAGCTGGCAGAGGCTGAAGGTCCGGGAGAGTCGCCTGCCAAGGTACAGCCAAGATCCACCCAATCCCCTACCAGGGAGGCAGAAGACTGGCCCCAGGAAGCTGTGCCTCAGCTGTGAGTTCCTCTTCTATCAGGGCCAGCACTAGGCCCCTGGCCTTCTGGGCTTGCTTTCTCTATGCCAAGCAGCCATCTTCCTGGCATTCCTCCCCAGTCCCCTATCACAGCCCCAGAGGAGGGTGTGGTGGTCTTGGCACCTCTTCACAATCCCCTCTGTCCCCACAGAGACGCCAGGACCCAGGCTCTGGAGCCGCTCCTCGAGCTGGGGCCAGGGGAGTACAGGATCCTCTTGTGTGTGGATGTCAGCGAGACCACGGGGTGAGTGGGGGACAAGAGGGTGAGGGCAAAGAGTCGGGACGAGGCGGGAGGCTGTGCCAGGGAGTGCCAAGTACTGCCTGTTGGGGAACAGGCTCCGTTATTTACTAAATGTTGGCTATATCCCTGAAGCACCCTGGCCATGTTTTGTTTCCTCCACTGAGCTCTAAGATTCCCCCCAAGCTCTGACTTTCCTTGTCCTAAGAGTCCTGTCCCTGTCCCCAGCCCTGATCTTCCCTGTCCTAGGGGTCCCCCCCCACCTTTACTGTCTTCATCCTAAggccccctcccagccctgacactcaGGCCTCAGAGTCAAGGAAGGTGTGCACTATGCTTGAGATCTCTCTGTGCCCACAGGGGCAGCCACCGGCCAGAGATTCTGAGGGAGCTGAAGCGCCTGGGAGTCCCCTATGACGTCCGGAAGCTGCACGTTGGGGACTTTGTCTGGGTGGCTCAAGAGACCAGTCCGAGAGAGCCGGGTAAGGGGGCAAGGGAAGAATGGATGGCAACAGGCGGGTGGATGGCAGGGTGGCGGGGAGCGGGGGAGGGTAGATGGCAGCAGAGGAACCAATGCAGCCCTCCCCCCCAGCCCAGCCCTGCGAGCTCGTCCTGGACCACGTGGTGGAGAGGAAACGCCTGGACGACCTGTGTGGCAGCATCATCGATGGACGCTTTCGGGAGCAGAAGGTACGAGGCTCACCCCTGCCTGCCCCGGGGGGCCAAAGACTGTGGCAGGCCCCTGCCTTCTTTCATGGGAAACCTGGAGGGCTTTGCCCTCTTGAGACCCTCCAGTTCTAAACCCGTAATCATCTGCTCCTctggctgagttcaaatcctgctgttGCCCCATCCTGGCCACGAGTTCTTGGATGAGTCCACTGCCCAGCCTGGGACTGCTTCCTAACCATAGAGCATGTAGCTCTGAGACCAGAGAGATCCAGGAGGGTGGATGAACCCCTCCCTGGAGCCCTCCTGACCTTTTGGGCCCGAATTCCCCAGTTCCGCCTAAAACGCTGTGGCCTCAGCCATCGGGTGTACTTGGTGGAAGACCACGGCTCTGCCCACAGCCTCAGCCTCCCTGAGAGTACTCTGCTGCAGGCAGTCACCAACACGCAGGTGAGTATGGGGAGTCCTGGGCCCCTGAGGGACCCCTAGGGGAGAGTCTCACCTGCCTCCTCATCTCAGGTAATCGATGGCTTCTTTGTGAAACGCACAGCAGACCTGAAGGAGTCGGCTGCCTACCTGGCTCTCCTCACCCGGGCTCTGCAGAAACTCTATGAGGTAGTGGGAGGCTGCCATGGCTGGGATTGGGGGGCAGCCCAGGAGCCTCAGGGCCATCCACCTCTTCTGTTCTCTTTGTCAGGGTCAGACGCTGCGGCGCCGGCCCTGGGGGGCTGAGGAAGACCCCGGGGCCAGGCCCCCACCCTGCACCCTCTTCACCTTCAGGGACTTCAATGAGGGGGCCATGAAAAACAAGGTgtgcttccccccacccccccctttCCCTGGCCTTCTCCCTCTCGCTGACTCCTGAGGCACCCCTGCCCTTCCTCCCCTGCTAGGCCCAGTCTGTGAGAGAGGTGTTTGCCCGGCAGCTGATGCAGGTGCGTGGGGTGAGCGGAGAGAAGGCTGCTGCCTTGCTGGGCACGTACAGCACTCCAGCCAGGTAG
This genomic interval carries:
- the MUS81 gene encoding crossover junction endonuclease MUS81 isoform X1 yields the protein MALPAPAPRLGRKRPLPACANPLFVRWLQEWRDEAASQGRRARFVYQKALRSLLRYPLPLRSGKEAKILQHFGDTLCRMLDQRLEQHLASGGGKPVSELPRVELSRPPEDAVPSASRPGCPKGSGRGSYRPPRHSAARALLLILYKEQLDPRSQGSLTKDELLKRCEQEAPRVALGSSGQPWPALRSLLHRNLILKTQRPARYSLTPGGLELCRELAEAEGPGESPAKVQPRSTQSPTREAEDWPQEAVPQLDARTQALEPLLELGPGEYRILLCVDVSETTGGSHRPEILRELKRLGVPYDVRKLHVGDFVWVAQETSPREPAQPCELVLDHVVERKRLDDLCGSIIDGRFREQKFRLKRCGLSHRVYLVEDHGSAHSLSLPESTLLQAVTNTQVIDGFFVKRTADLKESAAYLALLTRALQKLYEGQTLRRRPWGAEEDPGARPPPCTLFTFRDFNEGAMKNKAQSVREVFARQLMQVRGVSGEKAAALLGTYSTPASLLAAYDACSSPQEQEKLLSSIKCGRLQRNLGPALSRTLCQLYCTPGPLP
- the MUS81 gene encoding crossover junction endonuclease MUS81 isoform X2, translating into MALPAPAPRLGRKRPLPACANPLFVRWLQEWRDEAASQGRRARFVYQKALRSLLRYPLPLRSGKEAKILQHFGDTLCRMLDQRLEQHLASGGGKPVSELPRVELSRPPEDAVPSASRPGCPKGSGRGSYRPPRHSAARALLLILYKEQLVALGSSGQPWPALRSLLHRNLILKTQRPARYSLTPGGLELCRELAEAEGPGESPAKVQPRSTQSPTREAEDWPQEAVPQLDARTQALEPLLELGPGEYRILLCVDVSETTGGSHRPEILRELKRLGVPYDVRKLHVGDFVWVAQETSPREPAQPCELVLDHVVERKRLDDLCGSIIDGRFREQKFRLKRCGLSHRVYLVEDHGSAHSLSLPESTLLQAVTNTQVIDGFFVKRTADLKESAAYLALLTRALQKLYEGQTLRRRPWGAEEDPGARPPPCTLFTFRDFNEGAMKNKAQSVREVFARQLMQVRGVSGEKAAALLGTYSTPASLLAAYDACSSPQEQEKLLSSIKCGRLQRNLGPALSRTLCQLYCTPGPLP